The genomic region TTAGGGTTGGGTTTGGTTGGTGGTTTGTAGTTGATGGTCGAGGTGTCGCAGGGAAAGGGGCAAGTGAACGTTCGACAGAAGGATGATGTCGCCGCCCGACGATTGATCGAAGTCCTTGGAGGGGATGGACGTGGCGGCTGACCGAGAGAAAAAGTGACAGCCTGGGCGGAAGGGGATGTGATGGTGAAAGGGGCAGTATCGGCAGGCGGTCAGAGTCTGTAACGATAGCCGGTCGTATTCGGTAGAGGAAGTGGTCAGGGCTCGTCCAAAATGTAGTACAGTAGAGAGAGAAATGAGAATAGATGAGTGGTAAAATGAGAGGGGTAAGATTGGAAAAAgtgtactgtaatgagtaaaaagtgcactgcgaaaatcaacacccATTTGGAGTTATGGGTCTTGGATAAGCCTGATATTAATAATGAGACCAAAATATGTGAATGGTTGGCGCCAAACGAAAGAAACCAAGTTAGTTATCAACAATCAACAATGTCATCTATGAACCACACTCTGTCCTCTACACTGCCACCtctttcttctccttcttctttctcCTCCTCTTTACCAACCTGTTCCATCCCTACGCTCCCTAACTTATCATCCATTCATAAAAACTACCTTcattcttcctcttcctctcttTCGAACCCGACTTTCAAATTCGCTCCTAAACACTCATGGGCCCAAACTCTTCATTCCCAGGCTCGTTCTGGTCTTTTACAAGAAGCCATTTCTACTTACACTGCAATGATGTCGGCCGATGTTTTGCCCGACAACTTTGCTTTTCCCGCCATTTTGAAGGTCGCTACTGACCTTTACGACTTGGATTTTGGGAAGCAGATTCATGCCCAGGCGGTGAAGTTTGGGTGTTCGTCTAAAGTCATCACGGTCGATAATACCCTTGTGAGTATGTATGGGAAATGTGGTGAGATCGGCGACGCACGTAAGGTGTTTGATAAAATGTCTCACAGAGATCAGGTGTCGTGGAACTCTTTTATTATGGCCTTGTGCCGGCATGAGCTTTGGGAAGATGCTTTGGAGGCGTTTCGGGTAATGCAGTTGGAGGTGAATGTTGAGTGTAGCTCCTTTACTTTGGTGGGTGTGGTGTCGGCATGTGGGAATATGCTTGTAGTTGAACGGTTGAAGCTTGGGAAACAAGCTCATGGTTACTGTTTGAGGAAGGGATATGTGACTACTTATACGGTCAATGCATTGATGTCTATGTACGCCAAATTCGGGAAGCTTGACTATGCAAGGTCGTTGCTTTATGTGTTTGAGGATCGAGATTTGGTCACTTGGAACACTGCCATAAGCTCGTTTTCACAAAACAGAAGATTTGATGATGCGTTGCATTTTTTCAAGTTTATGGTGTGTACGGGTGTTGAGCCAGATGGAGTAACTATTGCAAGCGTATTGCCTTCTTGCTCATATTTGGAGTTGTTGGATCTAGGAAAGGAAATACATGCTTATGTGCTGAGACATCGAGATTTGAGTGATAATTCTTTTGTGGTTAGTGCTTTGGTTGATATGTATTGCAATTGTAAACAGATAAGCAAAGCTCGACAACTTTTCAATGACACCCATTTGAGGAGCGTTGCTCTCTGGAATACCATGTTAGCTGGCTACACACTAAATGGATGTTTTGATGAGGCGCTGATCCTTTTCCTTGACATGCTAGAAGTTTCTGGGCTTCGGCCAAATCCCATCACCATGGCTAGTATATTACCATCATGTGTACATAGTCCGTCTTTTGTAAATAGAGAAGGTATTCacagttttatcatcaagttgGGCTTTGGGAGGAACAGGTATGTACAAAATGCTCTTATGGATCTATACTCTAGGATAGGGAAGATAGATATTGCAGAAGCTATGTTTGATACCATAGAGTCTAAGGATATTGTCTCTTGGAACACAATGATAACCAGTTATGTTGTATGTGGTAGGCATAATGACGCACTAACACTGCTTCATAAAATGCATAGACTTCCTGGAAAAACTGACGGAGATAATGAAAATGGGAATTATTTTAGAAATTCTTCTATGGCAAACTCGATTACGCTAATGTCAATTCTTCCTGGTTGTGCTTCCCTTTCAGCTCTTGTTAAGGGAAAAGAGATCCATGCTTATGCCCTTAAACACAATTTTGCTTCAGATGTTGCTGTTGGAAGTGCCCTAGTTGACATGTACGCAAAATGCGGATGCTTGACTTTATCAAGAAGAGTATTTGATTCTATACCAGATAAGAATGTGATAACATGGAATGTTCTTATCATGGCTTATGGAATGCATGGGAGAGGAAAGGAAGCATTTCACCTTTTCAAAGATATGGTAACAGATGGTTTGCAAGGTGGTACTGTGAGGCCCAATGAGGTGACATTCATTGCTATACTTGCAGCATGTAGCCACTCTGGGTTGGTTAATGAAGGCCTAGGTCTTTTCTACAGTATGAAGAATGAATTTGGAGTTGACCCTACCTCCGATCATTATGCGTGTGTAGTGGACTTGCTTGGTCGATCAGGAAAAGTGAAAGCTGCGTTTGAACTTATCAATGAAATGCCTGAACAATATGACAAAACGGGTGCTTGGAGTAGTTTGCTTGGTGCTTGCCGAGTGCATAAGAATTTAGAGGTCGGAGAGATTGCTGGAAGGAATCTCATACAATTGGAACCCCATGTTGATAGTCATTATGTTTTACTTTCTAACCTTTATGCATCTGCAGGGTTTTGGGAAAAATCAATGGAAGTTCGGAAGAATATGAAGCAGATGGGAGTGAGAAAGGAACCCGGATGTAGTTGGATTGAATTTGGTAACAAGGTTCATAAATTCCGGGCAGGTGATGCATTGCACCCACAAGTTGAGCAACTGTATGGTTTCCTAGAGGATTTGTCAGTAAGGATGAAGAAGGAAGGCTATGTTCCTGACACTTCATGTGTCCTTCATAACCTCAAGGAAGAGGAAAAAGAGAGTCTACTATGTGGGCACAGTGAGAAATTAGCAATAGCATTTGGCATCTTAAATACGCCTCCTAGTAGTATAATTCGCGTTGCGAAAAACCTTAGAGTTTGCAATGATTGCCATGAAGCTGCGAAGTTTATTTCTACAATTGAAAGAAGGGAAATTATTCTCCGAGATGTCAGGAGGTTCCATCATTTCAAGGATGGCCGTTGCTCTTGCGGAGATTATTGGTGACTGTAGAATATGTAATTGATTTCCTTTGATTTCTGTTACTATATGAGATCCTGCAATAATTCTTTTTGGATGTGACATTCATTCTGTATATCAAAACTTTTTTCTCCAATTTGCCAGTTTAAGAGGCAAGTGCTTCTTAAACCACGTTCCTACTTTTGTCTTGCTCCCTTTGAATCTTTTGAAATGGGATTGTCCAGATATAGGTTCCAAGATTTGAAGTCACAGGCATTCAGTATTTAAATATAGAAGCATTGGAAAAGGTAAATTTGACACTGTAGGTGTCAGAAAGGGACAAATGGGTTTGTGTATAGGATAATCGTGCTAGTGATTGGTATGAGGACGTTTGAATCTAATGTTTGCTATCTTAACTATAATTTTCTCTCATTTTCAGGTGAAAGATGACACCAAGGCTACTTGAAGAAAAGTTTTATGCATGTCGTAGTAAAGGTGACATTGGCATGAGTCTACGGCAGAGAGAAATCGAAAGACTTTTATCTGATGCTACAACAGGTTAAAACCAATGTGTTGTACACTTGTACATGAGCAGGTAAAATATGAATGGCCTATTACTACTTTATGGCTTAAGATATTGCAACTATATTATACTTAGTTGAGTTCATATTTACCGTGTGCAACCAGAATAACTTTTATAAATTTACCCTGTTAGTGTGGGTTCAGGGTTAAGCTGTTAAGAGATAATTCATCTCATATTTTTGTGTAATGAAAAGACTTTTCAGTTTTGGAAAGAGTTCTCAATATTTTCTAAAAGTGTTTTACCCGGTCATCTTGATCCAATAATTAGGCTGGTTTCAACAAGTTGGATATTTGTGATACAAAAGGCGTACTACTGTAATCCTATTTCCATTGTGGCCATTTGACATTGGTGGTCAACTGATATTTGTGATACAATTTAATTTTGTCACGTTTGTTTCATCAAAACAATTTCTTTCATATTAACTTTTTTCAGTAATTGCAAACGTTGTATATTATGAGAAAAATGTTGGTCAAAGTTGACATCAATGAAGCTCCAAGTATCAAAACGAAACTGAAACCAGGGAGTAGAGCGAGCCATTATATTTTTGGCTCTAGCTTACTATGTCCCTTTTGAAATCTGCATAGATACTCTGAATTCCGCTTAGAATTTGTATTGATTGTAAATTTGTAACGTGTGAGAGTGTGAGACTGCGTACAGATGTTAAGGTGGGCAAATGTACATGATTGGCTAGATGCATCCTTATTCCGCTAGACCTTTTTCTCAAATAGTTCACTACTTAGGAAACTTATTGGAGGTGTCAACAGGATTCTGATTATACAATTTCTCACATTAGATGCTTCTCTGTTCAGCTTCCTAATCTTGGTACTGTCAATTTGCTCAGCTTGTCTTACTAAGCCTACATAATTAAGATATTTTGCCTACTGATCGATACAATGGATATACAATTCCTTATTTACAAAAAAATGTCATGAGAAAAAAAATGCAGAAATATGAACTAGGAATTAAAAGCTAAAGTTATGTGGGGTTAGCTCATTTACCTGTATAGATAGGCTGTCCAGTGTCAACTTCATTGTGAGATTTTATTTTAGGGTACAGTTGTGAGATATTAATATAACAAGTTCAACACGATTACAAGTAAACACTCACAAACATAGATTAAGGGGATCTATGATGTGCAGTTATATCTGACAGGTAACTGAAGCCAATTTCTCTCCATCTGCTACTCCACAGgcagaacaactggcgaactaaTAAGATTTTTTTTCCAAAAGATGATTCTCTTCCTTGAGGATATATATTGCGGTAGATACAATTGTAGAATACACACGTGGAAAATGGGCTGAGGCTTTTGTTATCTCCTATCCACTGTCATCATTGTTCTTGAATGATAGCAAATGAACACGACACTCTGCACTATTTCTGTTAATTGGATTTCCCATATGGGCAGGACATTTTGAGGTGGTGGCTGTCTTCTTTGCTGATGCTCATAGCTTATTATCTGTATTCTCATGTCACTTCATATGATGTAAGCATTTTCGCAGAATCACTGATGTGGATTGCCAAGAAAATAACCAGAGTCTATTTTATAAATGTCTTATGTTTATTGATTTATAATGACCCCGTTTGTTTTGATGATGTTTACCTTCCAATTGTGTAATTATTATTCTGGACACAGATACAAGTATGGCATAAAGTTAAATTGGGGTTAAAAATTGATTGGCATTGTAGCATGCGTCtgaattccccccccccccctgcaCTAAACAAATTACTCACCAATGAACACTTGAATAAGCTGGTAATGATTGATTCAGCAGCTTAACCAGATGTTTCATGTTTGATTCCTGGAATGACGTACTATTAAAACTCAGGAAAGAGAACTTTCTGCACTTGCGATCCTACTTGGATAAAATCCAGACTGAAGCAGGATAATGCAATTGTGCAACCAAAATAAAAGCAAACAGTACACATTTCGATGGACTGAAGATAGGGTGATCGCATTAGGTAGGACTACGTGTCTACTTTACTGTATATAGGATTATTGTCAATCTCCATTCTCCCAGTCACTACATTTACTTAATCAACTATCCTGGGTAGATACCTAATAAATGCTGCAAATGAGTTGTTATGGGGTTTGTTCTACCATGGAAGTTGTCATATTTGCCGTTATGTTTATGCTCTGATTACCTATTCCTTCTGTCTCTTTTAGAAGGGCCCTTTTATTCCCTTTCCATTTCACTACTGGTCATTTTCGAATTGCAAATCAGAGCAATGTGGGAAATGAGGCATATAATTAAGGTTTAGAACCATAAAGAAACTATTGCACGGATTATCAGACTAGTTTCTTAAAAGTAACAAAAATGTGAGAACTTTGTAACAATCTCTTTTGTTCATGATACAACTTGCCGCTAATTGGGCTCTTTACGCTTTTTTCAGCTCATTctgctagttttttttttttaatacgttTATCACTTTATCTATAGGCTATGCTAATCAAGAAGACATATGTAGCATAGGAACTTCTTGTTGTCCCTATTGCATCATAAATTATTGATGGTGGAATTAATTTGTTTTGTTCCAGATCCACATTGCACCAGCCTCCATCAGCATGGGCACAAGTTTACCTTGAACCTGGAGGCTAATGACATCGTTAGCGCCTCCTACAAGCTTTTGGCCTATGAATACAGCTGGCACACCTGACTTACACCCAAGCTTATGTAAAGCTTGATCTATCTCCCTCCCATTTGGAAGTTCATCCAACTCATACACAGCTGGGTTGGCTCCATAGCTGCTTATGAGTTGTTTCATGGAATGGCTCATGCAACATGAGCTCTTACTGAAGATGACCACAGGTTTGTCTCCCACTAGACGCCTCACTGTCTCCATGAATTTGAATCTTTTGTTATGATAAGAAAGGGGGAGTCTTATAATGTAAAGGAAGTGTTTTGAAAATTTTAACTCTCTAGAACTGCTCTCTGTTTCTTGTAAGCACTGATGGCTTCTGCTGCTAGATAAATGGTATGCCGGCCTCTATATATAGAGTTTTGGTGGATGCTTTGCATTTCTTAGAATTACTTTAAGTACTCCCTCCTTCCCATTACATAATTATATTGTCCCCATTTAACTTAGGTAGGCAAACAACTTTGACTGATATATTCTCGGAATATATAGCTACAAtttcgacaacaacaacaacaacaacatcagagccttaatcccaaaatgatttggggttggctgacatgaatcatcctttagaaccatccataggtgaacgcacacctcaaaaagcgaatagaaaagggaaaatgaaaaacaaaaagggggagcgaaaatgtaatggaaagtcaaggtaaagcttacaggttttaaaatcgaatttcagctttcttttataaaaacttaaaatttaaatcgagagggaagattaaaacgattttgaaaaccgaaatagaattaaggatccggaatgccttaaaagtgaaccaagtaaaatatataagaaagtggtcggtagaaaaatgtaataaaggagagaagaacaaataatttaattttttttaaattaaataaaaacactaaatatgtcaaaaaaaaaaaaaatactagaaatcaacatgtatcctttccctccattgtgccctctccgtcaccatactctcctcaagtcccagaaatctcatatcgtgctctatcactctcaaccatgtctgtctcggtcttcctctacctctaggggccttttctgttctccaagtctccggcctcctaactggtgcgtccataggtctccttctcacatggccaaaccatcttagtcggttttccatcatcttgtcctctattggcgccacttttaccttttccctaatcacctcattccttaatcgatctttccttgtatgtccgca from Silene latifolia isolate original U9 population chromosome 3, ASM4854445v1, whole genome shotgun sequence harbors:
- the LOC141647782 gene encoding pentatricopeptide repeat-containing protein At3g57430, chloroplastic, producing the protein MSSMNHTLSSTLPPLSSPSSFSSSLPTCSIPTLPNLSSIHKNYLHSSSSSLSNPTFKFAPKHSWAQTLHSQARSGLLQEAISTYTAMMSADVLPDNFAFPAILKVATDLYDLDFGKQIHAQAVKFGCSSKVITVDNTLVSMYGKCGEIGDARKVFDKMSHRDQVSWNSFIMALCRHELWEDALEAFRVMQLEVNVECSSFTLVGVVSACGNMLVVERLKLGKQAHGYCLRKGYVTTYTVNALMSMYAKFGKLDYARSLLYVFEDRDLVTWNTAISSFSQNRRFDDALHFFKFMVCTGVEPDGVTIASVLPSCSYLELLDLGKEIHAYVLRHRDLSDNSFVVSALVDMYCNCKQISKARQLFNDTHLRSVALWNTMLAGYTLNGCFDEALILFLDMLEVSGLRPNPITMASILPSCVHSPSFVNREGIHSFIIKLGFGRNRYVQNALMDLYSRIGKIDIAEAMFDTIESKDIVSWNTMITSYVVCGRHNDALTLLHKMHRLPGKTDGDNENGNYFRNSSMANSITLMSILPGCASLSALVKGKEIHAYALKHNFASDVAVGSALVDMYAKCGCLTLSRRVFDSIPDKNVITWNVLIMAYGMHGRGKEAFHLFKDMVTDGLQGGTVRPNEVTFIAILAACSHSGLVNEGLGLFYSMKNEFGVDPTSDHYACVVDLLGRSGKVKAAFELINEMPEQYDKTGAWSSLLGACRVHKNLEVGEIAGRNLIQLEPHVDSHYVLLSNLYASAGFWEKSMEVRKNMKQMGVRKEPGCSWIEFGNKVHKFRAGDALHPQVEQLYGFLEDLSVRMKKEGYVPDTSCVLHNLKEEEKESLLCGHSEKLAIAFGILNTPPSSIIRVAKNLRVCNDCHEAAKFISTIERREIILRDVRRFHHFKDGRCSCGDYW
- the LOC141647784 gene encoding monothiol glutaredoxin-S1-like, which encodes METVRRLVGDKPVVIFSKSSCCMSHSMKQLISSYGANPAVYELDELPNGREIDQALHKLGCKSGVPAVFIGQKLVGGANDVISLQVQGKLVPMLMEAGAMWIWNKTN